A portion of the Metasolibacillus fluoroglycofenilyticus genome contains these proteins:
- the tsaB gene encoding tRNA (adenosine(37)-N6)-threonylcarbamoyltransferase complex dimerization subunit type 1 TsaB: protein MIWLGIETANAPLSIALVQDGKILAEIVQHLKITHSAGAMPAIEELCAKVSIQPTAIDAIAVSEGPGAYTGVRIGVTLAKTLAWTMQKPLVGVSSLQVLAANGRLFNGIVCPLFDARRRHVYAALYRGQTSEVLLEDGHYSIESLFEQVKKYKESVLFIGEDVAFYKEQIEQALGKQAIFAPFTLHLPRASELVALAMEKELPDISATHSFVPKYRRIAEAEANWLKEQKESK, encoded by the coding sequence ATGATTTGGTTAGGAATTGAAACAGCAAATGCACCGTTATCAATTGCATTAGTACAAGATGGTAAAATACTAGCAGAAATAGTTCAGCATCTTAAAATAACACATTCGGCAGGTGCGATGCCTGCAATTGAGGAGCTCTGTGCTAAAGTATCCATTCAGCCTACAGCAATTGATGCAATCGCAGTATCTGAAGGACCAGGAGCGTATACAGGCGTACGTATTGGCGTGACGCTAGCAAAAACATTGGCATGGACAATGCAAAAGCCATTGGTTGGTGTATCAAGCTTACAAGTGCTAGCTGCTAATGGGCGGCTATTTAATGGTATTGTATGTCCTTTGTTTGATGCAAGACGCCGGCATGTCTATGCAGCACTTTATCGTGGTCAAACATCCGAGGTGCTATTGGAGGATGGTCATTATTCTATCGAAAGCTTATTCGAGCAAGTAAAAAAATATAAGGAAAGCGTGCTATTTATCGGTGAGGATGTGGCTTTTTATAAGGAGCAAATTGAACAAGCTCTAGGAAAGCAAGCCATTTTTGCTCCATTTACTTTGCACTTGCCACGTGCATCAGAGCTCGTTGCATTAGCGATGGAAAAGGAATTACCAGATATTTCAGCGACGCATTCCTTTGTACCGAAATATCGTCGTATTGCAGAGGCGGAGGCAAATTGGCTGAAAGAGCAAAAGGAGAGCAAATAG
- a CDS encoding GNAT family N-acetyltransferase — protein MEYNREMMTITTDMLVLRLFDKTDAERVATLCDNYNIYKSTLYLPHPYKIEDALTWIEYHYENFVEDRSYELAVTDKETRELYGAIALSHNKHFNQGELAYWIGEPYWGKGYATEAAQAIVQFAFKEKKMHKVFARYFATNPASGKVMEKIGMRQEGILKDHIIKDGKYEDLVFYGIINKLSC, from the coding sequence ATGGAATACAATCGAGAAATGATGACAATAACAACAGATATGCTTGTTCTGAGGTTATTTGACAAAACAGATGCGGAGCGTGTAGCGACCCTGTGCGATAATTATAATATTTATAAAAGCACCTTGTATTTGCCGCATCCATATAAGATAGAGGATGCGCTAACGTGGATTGAGTATCATTATGAGAATTTTGTAGAGGACCGATCTTACGAATTAGCGGTAACGGATAAGGAAACAAGAGAGTTATATGGAGCGATTGCTTTGTCGCATAATAAACATTTTAATCAAGGCGAACTCGCATATTGGATTGGTGAGCCGTATTGGGGAAAAGGCTATGCAACAGAGGCAGCACAGGCAATCGTGCAATTTGCATTTAAAGAAAAAAAGATGCACAAAGTGTTTGCGAGATATTTTGCAACAAATCCAGCTTCAGGGAAAGTAATGGAGAAGATTGGGATGAGGCAAGAAGGCATATTAAAGGACCATATTATAAAGGATGGGAAGTACGAGGATTTAGTATTTTACGGAATTATTAATAAATTATCATGCTAA
- a CDS encoding twin-arginine translocase TatA/TatE family subunit, producing the protein MVIHLNAIGPVSLVIIGVVAILIFGPKKLPELGKAMGSTLREFRQATKGLADDDDDKKKVIEHKDNDNVK; encoded by the coding sequence ATGGTAATCCATTTGAATGCGATTGGACCAGTAAGCCTTGTTATTATCGGTGTTGTTGCCATCCTAATTTTTGGACCGAAGAAGCTTCCAGAGCTTGGTAAGGCGATGGGCTCTACACTTCGCGAGTTCAGACAAGCAACTAAAGGCTTGGCAGACGATGATGACGATAAAAAGAAAGTTATTGAACATAAAGATAACGATAATGTTAAGTAA
- a CDS encoding redox-sensing transcriptional repressor Rex, with translation MSKETKIPQATTKRLPLYYRFLQNFANEGKQRVSSQELSEAMKIDSATIRRDFSYFGALGKKGYGYDVQHLLQFFRETLDQDEATNVALIGVGNLGNAFLKYNFQKNHNTRIVVAFDSKAPQEGTEISGIPVFHPDRLEEMYEKYNAELAILTVSARSAQAMADRLAQMNAKGILNFTPIRLNVPESMKLMNIDLSVELQALIYLIRN, from the coding sequence GTGAGCAAAGAAACGAAAATTCCACAAGCAACTACGAAGAGGCTTCCTTTATATTACCGATTTTTACAAAACTTTGCGAATGAAGGAAAACAACGCGTATCATCGCAAGAGCTTAGTGAAGCGATGAAAATAGATTCTGCAACGATACGCAGAGATTTTTCTTATTTTGGTGCACTTGGCAAAAAAGGCTATGGCTATGATGTTCAGCATTTATTGCAGTTTTTTAGAGAAACACTTGATCAAGATGAAGCAACGAATGTCGCATTAATCGGAGTAGGAAATTTAGGAAATGCCTTTTTAAAATATAATTTTCAAAAAAACCATAATACACGTATTGTTGTAGCCTTTGACTCAAAAGCGCCACAGGAGGGAACAGAAATTAGTGGTATTCCGGTATTTCACCCTGATCGCTTAGAGGAAATGTACGAGAAATATAATGCGGAATTAGCGATATTAACTGTATCGGCACGCTCTGCACAGGCAATGGCAGACCGTTTAGCACAAATGAATGCAAAAGGCATTTTAAATTTTACGCCGATACGATTAAATGTGCCCGAATCGATGAAATTAATGAATATTGATTTGTCCGTAGAATTGCAGGCACTCATTTATTTAATACGTAATTGA
- the abc-f gene encoding ribosomal protection-like ABC-F family protein — MIVLQVNQLYKSFITDEILSGVKLEVQHRDRVALVGRNGAGKSTLLKIIAGQMSYDSGEIIIPKDIKIGYLEQHAGLDSELSMWDEMMTIFTTLQQMEQKLRALEQQMAEPTVYENQEAYAKLIAEYDQLQHDFKDAGGYQYEADTRSVLHGMQFYPEDYQKSIRSLSGGQRTRLALAKLLLSKPDLLILDEPTNHLDIETLAWLENYLKGYDGAILIVSHDRYFLDQVVSIVYEVSRTRVAKYAGNYSAYLDEKAKNYERDMKMYERQQDEKAKMEAFIQKNIARASTTKMAQSRRKMLERTDWLEAPDGDEKSASFGFTIDKQSGNDVLAVDALAVGYQNKSISRNNQLRLFREDRVALVGPNGVGKSTLLKTVVEDLQPLAGEIRYGTNVQIGYYDQEQAKLNSNKTVLQELWDEWPLMNEKDIRTVLGRFLFSGDDVGKPVNALSGGEKARLALAKLMMQKANFLVLDEPTNHLDLDSKEILENALIDYPGTLLFVSHDRYFINRIATKVIELSADGSFEYLGDYDYYVEKKQELAELAAMKESSTVEVAVATKISTSTIDKDAKKRERQIRRQLEELESKMAAFDEQIAALEEQLCDPTIFSDHEKALEVQTELDAVKENHEMLEMEWLELSEELENL, encoded by the coding sequence ATGATTGTTTTACAAGTAAATCAACTATATAAATCATTTATTACGGATGAAATATTAAGCGGCGTTAAGCTAGAAGTACAGCATCGTGACCGTGTTGCACTTGTTGGACGCAACGGTGCTGGCAAATCCACTTTATTAAAAATTATCGCAGGGCAAATGTCTTATGACTCTGGTGAAATCATTATTCCAAAGGATATTAAAATCGGCTATTTAGAGCAGCATGCTGGTCTTGATTCAGAATTATCGATGTGGGATGAAATGATGACCATTTTCACCACACTACAGCAAATGGAACAAAAGCTCCGCGCCTTGGAGCAGCAAATGGCTGAACCAACTGTTTATGAAAATCAGGAAGCCTATGCAAAACTAATAGCTGAATATGACCAATTGCAGCACGATTTTAAGGATGCTGGTGGCTATCAATATGAGGCGGATACACGCTCTGTTCTCCATGGTATGCAGTTTTATCCGGAGGACTATCAGAAGTCAATTCGCTCCTTATCAGGTGGACAGCGTACGCGTTTAGCCTTAGCTAAGCTGCTTTTATCAAAGCCTGATTTGCTCATTTTGGACGAGCCGACAAACCACTTAGATATCGAAACACTAGCATGGCTTGAAAATTACTTAAAAGGGTATGATGGTGCAATTTTAATCGTTTCACATGACCGTTACTTCCTAGACCAAGTCGTCTCTATTGTTTACGAAGTATCGCGTACACGCGTGGCGAAATACGCAGGTAATTACAGCGCATATTTAGATGAAAAAGCTAAAAACTATGAGCGTGATATGAAAATGTATGAGCGACAGCAAGATGAAAAAGCTAAAATGGAGGCGTTTATCCAAAAAAATATCGCCCGTGCATCTACAACGAAAATGGCACAAAGCCGTCGTAAAATGCTAGAGCGTACAGATTGGTTAGAAGCTCCCGATGGCGATGAAAAATCAGCTAGTTTCGGCTTCACAATTGATAAGCAAAGCGGCAATGATGTGCTGGCAGTGGATGCACTTGCTGTCGGCTATCAAAACAAGTCGATTTCTCGTAATAACCAGCTACGTTTGTTCCGCGAAGACCGCGTCGCACTTGTTGGCCCAAATGGTGTCGGTAAATCTACTTTATTAAAAACAGTTGTAGAAGATTTACAGCCACTTGCTGGTGAAATTCGCTATGGTACAAACGTCCAAATCGGCTACTATGACCAAGAGCAGGCAAAACTAAACTCCAATAAAACCGTGCTACAGGAGCTTTGGGATGAATGGCCATTAATGAACGAAAAGGATATTCGTACAGTGCTTGGGCGCTTTTTATTTAGCGGAGATGATGTAGGAAAACCTGTTAATGCTTTATCAGGTGGCGAAAAAGCGCGCTTAGCCCTTGCCAAACTAATGATGCAAAAAGCTAACTTCCTTGTGCTAGATGAGCCGACAAACCATTTAGATTTAGATAGTAAGGAAATTTTGGAAAATGCTTTAATTGATTACCCAGGCACTTTGTTATTTGTATCACATGACCGCTATTTTATTAATCGCATTGCGACAAAGGTCATCGAGCTATCAGCAGACGGCTCTTTCGAATACTTAGGTGATTATGATTACTATGTTGAGAAAAAGCAAGAATTAGCTGAGCTTGCTGCAATGAAAGAATCCTCAACAGTGGAGGTAGCAGTTGCAACAAAAATTTCGACATCTACAATTGATAAGGATGCAAAGAAACGCGAGCGGCAAATCCGCCGTCAATTAGAAGAACTTGAAAGTAAAATGGCAGCATTTGATGAACAAATTGCTGCTTTAGAAGAACAGCTATGCGATCCTACCATTTTTTCTGACCATGAAAAGGCACTTGAAGTACAAACCGAGTTAGACGCTGTAAAAGAAAATCACGAAATGCTCGAAATGGAGTGGCTTGAGCTCAGTGAGGAGCTTGAAAATTTATAA
- a CDS encoding CPBP family intramembrane glutamic endopeptidase: MHVTSIRSTKFKTQKTALYLLLVYIVAQLSSLVLFIPGTKDFFLSFVSASEHKSFVLAAWWNTIAFLIALVIMMFLIRRDKNFFTIFKGQRASIGVTIGWGVIGVFLAFLGQIVASLIEIYLLGIEAGSDNTALIMDITRIAPVMIITSVLLAPILEELIFRRVIFGSLIQTQNFWIAALISALVFAVIHRDLPHLLVYTVMGLIFSFLYYKTKRLLAPIIAHMAMNGLVTLAQLNIDKIQQMTDSLPK, from the coding sequence ATGCACGTGACTTCTATTCGTTCAACAAAATTCAAAACACAAAAAACAGCACTCTATTTATTGCTGGTATACATTGTTGCTCAATTATCAAGCCTTGTTCTATTTATTCCTGGTACTAAAGACTTTTTCCTAAGTTTTGTATCCGCTTCAGAACATAAGAGTTTTGTTTTAGCCGCTTGGTGGAACACAATCGCTTTTCTGATTGCTTTAGTTATTATGATGTTCCTAATTCGACGTGATAAAAATTTCTTTACTATTTTTAAAGGACAACGCGCTTCAATTGGTGTCACAATTGGATGGGGAGTTATCGGTGTTTTTTTAGCATTTTTAGGCCAGATTGTCGCTTCGCTAATTGAAATTTATTTGCTAGGCATTGAAGCGGGCTCTGACAATACAGCATTAATTATGGATATTACTCGCATTGCGCCAGTTATGATTATCACTTCAGTATTATTAGCCCCTATTTTAGAGGAGCTCATATTCCGACGTGTCATTTTCGGCTCACTCATCCAAACACAAAACTTTTGGATTGCTGCATTAATTAGTGCACTTGTTTTTGCTGTTATTCATCGAGATTTACCGCATCTATTAGTATACACAGTGATGGGGCTGATTTTTTCATTTTTATACTATAAAACAAAACGCCTATTAGCACCAATCATTGCACATATGGCGATGAACGGCTTAGTTACACTAGCCCAATTAAACATAGATAAAATACAACAAATGACAGATTCTCTTCCAAAATAA
- the tsaD gene encoding tRNA (adenosine(37)-N6)-threonylcarbamoyltransferase complex transferase subunit TsaD, with translation MENQYILAIETSCDETAAAIIKNGTEIVSNIVASQIDSHKRFGGVVPEIASRHHVEQVTLVIEEALLQADLQPNALTAVAITEGPGLVGALLIGINAAKAFAWAHQLPIVGVHHIAGHIYANALVQPMQFPLIALVVSGGHTELVYMKEHGHFELIGETRDDAAGEAYDKVARVLNLPYPGGPHIDRLAHETEEAVSFPRVWLEEGSYDFSFSGLKSAVINYKHNMNQRNEEIIAAHVAKGFQDSVVEVLTTKTLRAAREFNVRQVIAAGGVAANKGLRSALEQAFKQEGIPFYVPPLKLCTDNAAMIGAAGAKMYEAGVRGNMMMNGRPGMELKSWL, from the coding sequence ATGGAAAATCAATATATATTAGCAATTGAAACAAGCTGTGATGAAACGGCAGCCGCAATTATTAAAAATGGGACAGAAATTGTATCAAATATTGTAGCGTCGCAAATTGATAGCCATAAACGCTTCGGTGGCGTTGTACCTGAAATTGCTTCACGTCACCATGTCGAGCAGGTGACACTCGTTATTGAGGAAGCGTTACTGCAGGCTGATTTGCAACCAAATGCATTAACAGCGGTCGCAATTACGGAAGGCCCTGGGCTTGTAGGGGCATTATTAATTGGCATTAATGCGGCGAAGGCATTTGCATGGGCACATCAGCTACCGATTGTAGGTGTTCATCACATTGCGGGACATATTTATGCGAATGCGTTAGTACAGCCAATGCAGTTCCCATTAATTGCACTCGTTGTGTCGGGTGGCCATACGGAACTTGTGTATATGAAGGAGCATGGTCATTTCGAGCTAATTGGTGAGACACGTGACGATGCAGCTGGTGAGGCATATGATAAAGTGGCACGTGTGCTGAATTTACCATATCCGGGTGGGCCACATATTGATCGTTTGGCACATGAGACAGAGGAAGCAGTATCTTTCCCACGTGTTTGGTTAGAGGAGGGGAGCTACGATTTTAGCTTTAGCGGGTTGAAATCTGCGGTTATTAACTATAAGCATAATATGAATCAACGCAATGAAGAGATTATAGCAGCCCATGTAGCAAAAGGCTTTCAAGATAGTGTAGTAGAAGTATTGACGACAAAAACATTGCGTGCAGCACGTGAATTTAATGTAAGACAAGTGATTGCGGCAGGTGGTGTTGCTGCCAACAAAGGCTTGCGTTCTGCGCTTGAACAAGCCTTTAAGCAGGAAGGAATTCCGTTCTATGTGCCACCATTAAAGCTTTGTACAGATAATGCGGCAATGATTGGAGCAGCAGGTGCGAAAATGTATGAAGCTGGGGTGCGTGGAAACATGATGATGAACGGCCGTCCTGGTATGGAATTAAAAAGTTGGTTGTAA
- the groL gene encoding chaperonin GroEL (60 kDa chaperone family; promotes refolding of misfolded polypeptides especially under stressful conditions; forms two stacked rings of heptamers to form a barrel-shaped 14mer; ends can be capped by GroES; misfolded proteins enter the barrel where they are refolded when GroES binds) — MAKDIKFAEEARSLMLQGVDKLANAVKVTLGPKGRNVVLEKKFGSPLITNDGVSIAKEIELENPYENMGAKLVAEVASKTNEIAGDGTTTATVLAQAMIREGLKNVTAGANPVGIRKGIDKAVAAALTELQSISRPVENKEAIAQVAAISSSDEEIGQYIADAMERVGNDGVITIEESKGFTTELDVVEGMQFDRGYASHYMVTDTDKMEAVLDNPFILITDKKISNIQEILPVLEQVVQQGRPMLIIAEDVEGEALATLVLNKLRGTFNVVAVKAPGFGDRRKAMLEDIAILTGAQVITQDLGLDLKSADMTSLGRAAKVVVSKDNTTIVEGAGDSAAIEGRVGQIRAQLVDTTSEFDKEKLQERLAKLAGGVAVIKVGAATETELKERKLRIEDALNSTRAAVEEGIVSGGGTALLNVYSAVEKVLDGVEGDVATGVKIILRALEEPVRQIAENAGLEGSIIVDRLKREEVGIGFNAATGEWVNMVEAGVVDPAKVTRSALQNAASVAALFLTTEAVVADIPEPAGAGGGMPDMSGMGGMPGMM; from the coding sequence ATGGCAAAAGACATTAAATTCGCAGAAGAAGCACGTTCATTAATGCTTCAAGGTGTAGATAAATTAGCAAATGCAGTAAAGGTAACATTAGGTCCAAAAGGGCGTAATGTTGTATTGGAGAAAAAATTTGGCTCACCATTAATTACAAATGACGGTGTTTCAATTGCAAAAGAAATCGAACTTGAAAATCCATATGAAAACATGGGTGCAAAGCTTGTAGCAGAAGTAGCATCAAAAACAAATGAAATTGCTGGTGATGGTACAACAACGGCAACAGTATTAGCGCAGGCGATGATTCGCGAAGGCTTGAAAAACGTAACGGCTGGTGCAAACCCTGTAGGTATTCGAAAAGGTATTGATAAAGCGGTAGCAGCAGCGCTAACAGAGCTTCAATCAATTTCTCGTCCAGTAGAAAATAAAGAAGCGATTGCACAAGTAGCAGCAATTTCCTCATCAGATGAAGAAATTGGTCAATATATTGCTGATGCAATGGAACGCGTTGGTAACGATGGTGTTATTACAATCGAAGAATCAAAAGGCTTCACAACAGAGCTTGATGTTGTAGAGGGTATGCAATTTGACCGCGGCTACGCATCTCACTATATGGTAACAGACACAGACAAAATGGAAGCCGTATTAGATAATCCATTTATTTTAATTACTGATAAAAAAATCTCCAACATTCAAGAGATTTTACCTGTATTAGAGCAAGTAGTACAACAAGGTCGCCCGATGTTAATTATCGCGGAAGATGTTGAAGGTGAAGCATTAGCAACATTAGTATTAAATAAATTACGTGGTACATTTAATGTGGTAGCTGTTAAAGCACCGGGCTTTGGCGATCGTCGTAAAGCGATGCTAGAAGATATCGCGATTTTAACTGGCGCTCAAGTAATTACACAAGACTTAGGCTTAGACTTAAAATCAGCTGATATGACGTCTTTAGGTCGCGCGGCAAAAGTTGTTGTATCAAAAGATAACACAACAATCGTTGAGGGTGCAGGCGACTCTGCAGCAATCGAAGGACGCGTTGGTCAAATTCGTGCACAGCTTGTAGACACAACTTCAGAATTCGATAAAGAAAAACTACAAGAGCGCTTAGCAAAATTAGCTGGTGGTGTAGCAGTAATTAAAGTTGGTGCTGCAACAGAAACAGAATTAAAAGAGCGTAAACTACGTATCGAGGACGCATTAAACTCAACGCGTGCAGCAGTTGAAGAAGGTATTGTTTCTGGTGGAGGTACTGCATTATTAAATGTTTACAGCGCGGTTGAAAAAGTATTAGACGGAGTAGAAGGCGATGTAGCAACAGGCGTGAAAATCATCTTACGTGCATTAGAAGAACCAGTACGCCAAATTGCTGAAAACGCGGGCTTAGAAGGCTCAATTATTGTTGACCGTTTAAAACGCGAAGAAGTAGGCATCGGCTTCAACGCAGCAACAGGCGAGTGGGTAAACATGGTTGAAGCAGGCGTAGTAGACCCAGCAAAAGTAACGCGTTCAGCACTACAAAATGCAGCATCTGTAGCGGCTCTGTTCTTGACAACTGAAGCAGTAGTAGCAGATATTCCGGAGCCAGCAGGTGCAGGCGGTGGAATGCCTGATATGAGCGGTATGGGCGGAATGCCTGGCATGATGTAA
- the groES gene encoding co-chaperone GroES, with protein sequence MLKPLGDRIIIELVEVEEKTAFGIVLPDSAKEKPQTGKVVAVGTGRVLDNGARVELDVKEGDEIIFSKFSGTEVKYDGKEYLILRESDVLAIIG encoded by the coding sequence TTGTTAAAACCATTAGGTGATCGTATCATTATCGAACTAGTTGAGGTAGAGGAAAAAACGGCATTCGGTATCGTTTTACCAGACTCGGCAAAGGAAAAACCACAAACTGGTAAAGTAGTAGCAGTTGGGACAGGCCGTGTATTAGATAACGGTGCACGCGTTGAACTTGATGTGAAAGAGGGAGACGAAATTATCTTCTCAAAATTCTCAGGAACTGAAGTAAAATATGACGGTAAAGAGTACTTAATTTTACGCGAAAGTGACGTATTGGCTATTATTGGTTAA
- the rimI gene encoding ribosomal protein S18-alanine N-acetyltransferase, whose product MVQYRKMTIADVEAVYAIEVAAFPTPWTLDSFYYEMTENQFAYYTVAEENGEILGFCGSWLVIDAAQITNVAVVESARGRKIGEGLMREAMRVAREANMETMSLEVRVSNIVAQNLYYKLGFQDGGLRKGYYTDNQEDALVMWVKL is encoded by the coding sequence ATGGTGCAATATCGCAAAATGACAATAGCAGATGTTGAAGCTGTGTATGCGATTGAGGTTGCTGCATTTCCGACACCATGGACGTTAGATTCCTTTTACTACGAAATGACAGAAAATCAATTTGCTTATTACACAGTGGCTGAGGAAAATGGTGAGATTCTAGGCTTTTGTGGGAGTTGGCTTGTGATTGATGCAGCGCAGATTACAAATGTAGCGGTAGTTGAGTCAGCACGCGGAAGAAAAATTGGAGAAGGTTTAATGCGTGAGGCAATGCGTGTGGCACGCGAAGCGAATATGGAAACAATGAGCTTGGAAGTGCGCGTGTCAAATATTGTAGCGCAAAATTTATACTATAAGCTAGGCTTCCAAGATGGGGGCTTGAGAAAAGGATATTATACTGATAATCAAGAGGATGCTCTTGTCATGTGGGTGAAATTATAA
- the tatC gene encoding twin-arginine translocase subunit TatC, with amino-acid sequence MNPKELTVIEHIEELRSRLVVTAFFFVLALVGSFFLTEPIIKFIQASDEAAQFTLNAFAPTDPLAVFLKVMFIVAFIFTSPILLYQLWSFITPGLLETERKATLKYIPYSFLLFLIGIAFAYFVLFPYVMRFMMNLSNSLEIQPTLGIDNFFSFLLTLTLPFGVIFQLPVVTLFLARIGILNPALMVKFRKYSYFVLFVLAAILAPPDFISNLIVAIPLFILYEVSIVISKIGYKKFLAAEEQRQREEQEATQQIQVEALLAEQRRQMEEMNK; translated from the coding sequence ATGAATCCAAAAGAACTGACTGTCATAGAGCATATTGAAGAATTAAGAAGTCGCCTTGTTGTTACGGCGTTCTTCTTTGTTTTGGCGCTTGTAGGTAGCTTTTTTTTAACAGAGCCCATTATTAAATTTATTCAAGCGAGCGATGAGGCAGCTCAATTTACATTAAATGCCTTTGCACCGACAGACCCGTTAGCGGTATTTTTAAAGGTGATGTTTATTGTGGCGTTTATTTTCACGTCACCTATCTTGCTTTATCAGCTATGGTCGTTTATTACACCCGGCTTGCTTGAAACGGAGCGCAAGGCGACGCTCAAATATATCCCTTATTCATTTCTCTTATTTTTGATAGGGATAGCCTTTGCTTATTTCGTGCTATTTCCGTATGTCATGCGTTTTATGATGAACTTATCGAATAGCTTAGAAATTCAGCCAACGTTAGGGATTGATAATTTTTTCTCTTTTTTATTAACACTGACTTTACCTTTTGGTGTTATTTTTCAATTGCCAGTTGTGACGTTATTTTTAGCGCGCATCGGTATTTTGAATCCAGCATTAATGGTGAAATTCCGTAAATACTCTTATTTTGTGCTGTTTGTCCTTGCAGCAATTTTAGCGCCACCTGATTTTATTTCGAATTTAATTGTTGCGATTCCATTATTTATTTTATATGAGGTGAGCATCGTCATTTCGAAAATAGGCTATAAGAAGTTTTTAGCAGCAGAGGAGCAGCGCCAACGCGAAGAGCAAGAGGCGACACAGCAAATACAAGTGGAGGCACTGTTAGCAGAACAGCGCCGACAAATGGAAGAGATGAATAAATGA
- the tsaE gene encoding tRNA (adenosine(37)-N6)-threonylcarbamoyltransferase complex ATPase subunit type 1 TsaE: protein MKFEKHIQSLHETEQFAHALSQRLEPQYTITLEGDLGAGKTTFTQALAKGLGIKRTVNSPTFTIMKQYEGRLPLNHLDVYRLADSDEDLGWEEIFYGDAVTVVEWAHLIKEDLPKERLAITIKRIGEHERLFILEPVGARYVELCEELIK, encoded by the coding sequence ATGAAATTTGAAAAGCATATACAATCATTACATGAAACAGAGCAATTCGCACATGCATTATCACAACGATTAGAGCCACAATATACAATCACCTTAGAGGGCGACCTAGGAGCTGGTAAAACAACTTTTACACAGGCATTAGCAAAAGGGTTAGGTATAAAGAGGACAGTGAATAGCCCGACGTTTACAATTATGAAGCAATACGAGGGTCGATTGCCTTTAAACCACTTAGATGTTTATCGTTTAGCGGATAGCGATGAAGATTTAGGCTGGGAGGAAATTTTTTATGGCGATGCTGTCACAGTTGTAGAGTGGGCGCATTTAATCAAAGAAGATTTGCCGAAAGAGCGCTTAGCAATTACAATTAAGCGAATCGGGGAGCACGAAAGATTATTTATTTTGGAGCCGGTGGGTGCTCGTTATGTCGAGCTTTGTGAGGAGTTAATAAAATGA